GATATCATCGCTGCCTGTGGGGACCGCTTCGCGGTTCTGTCCGGCGATGACCTGCTCACACTGGCGGTGCTGGGTGTGGGGGGCCGCGGCGTAATCAGCGTGAGCTCGAATGTCGCTCCCGCGCTGGTCCTGGAGGTGGTGAGAAGCTTCAGGCAGGGTGATTTCGCCGCAGCTTGGCGGGCCCATTACCGGCTCTTGTCGCTGCACAAGGCGATGTTCGTGGAGGGCAATCCCGGCCCTGTGAAGGCCGCCCTGGCGTCCATGGGACGCATCGCACCGGAGCTGCGGCTGCCCCTTGTCTGGCCTCGTGAGGCATCGCTGGCTGAGGTCCGCCGGGCGCTGGCCGAGTTGGATCTCGCGTGACCCGCGTGGATCTGGCGCTGCATGGGGCGGCAGGGCGGATGGGTCGCGCGGTGCTGGCACTGCTGACGAGCTCCGGCACCGGTCTCGCAGCTCGCGGCGTGGGAGGGGCTGCCGAGCTGTGTCTGGTAGCCGCGCTCGAACGCCGCGGTCACCCCGGGCTGGGCGAGGATGTGGGCGAGCTCGTCCGGGCCCCGAGGCTGCTCGGGGTGCGTCTCGAGGATTCGCTTGAATCCGCTCTTGGACAAGCCGCGCGTCCGGTCCGCCTGGTGGTTGATTTCAGCGGGGCGAGCGAATTCGAGCGACTATGCGAGGGCTGCCAGGAGCACGGCCTGGGACTGGTTTCCGGCACCACGGGTCTGGACGCAGCCGGGCTGGCCGCAGCCGACCGGCTGGCCGAGTCGGCACCGGTGCTGCTGGCGCCCAACTTCAGCCTCGGCATCAACGCGCTGCTGCACCTGGCCGATCGGGCAAGCCGCATGCTGGGGACCGAGTTCGACGCGGAAATCGTGGAAATGCATCATCGGCGCAAGGTCGACGCCCCGAGCGGCACCGCAGTCAGCTTGGCCGATGTGGTCGCACGTGCGCACGGCCTCGAGCCGGCCACCGACATCGTTCACGGGCGCTCCGGTGAGCCGGGTCCGCGCCCCTCGAATCAGCTCGGCGTCCTCGCGCTGCGCGGGGGGGACGTGGTAGGTGAGCACACGCTGCTGCTGGCGGGTTCCGGCGAGCGGCTCGAGCTCACGCACCGCGCCCACGACCGAGCGATCTTCGCCCGCGGCGCGCTCAGGGCGAGCGCCTGGCTGGCAAGCCAGCCCCCAGGACGCTACTGCATGGCCGATGTGCTCGGGGTTGCGGCCGACGGAGGCTCCAGCGCCTGGCACGAGCCCTAAGCCCCAGTCCAGAAGCCCCGAGATCGAGAAGCCCCGTCGACCTGCAGCCGCTATCGGTCCGGTTTGCAGGCACGGCAGGGCACAGGCAAAGAGGGGCGGCCCTTTGGCGGGTATGGCGGGCCACGGCCACGCCGGCGGTCACGTCATGGTAGCCTTGGCAGGTTGGCGGAGTTTGGCTGGGTTGCGGGTGAATGGCGAATGAACCTTGGTGGTCGTACGGGCGCGCCGGCTGCGATATTATCAATATCGATGCTTGCAGCGCTCGTTCAGGCTCACCCGCAGCACGCCCAGGCCCAACAGCACGCCAAGGGCCAGCAGCTGGCGTTC
This DNA window, taken from Pseudomonadota bacterium, encodes the following:
- the dapB gene encoding 4-hydroxy-tetrahydrodipicolinate reductase, yielding MTRVDLALHGAAGRMGRAVLALLTSSGTGLAARGVGGAAELCLVAALERRGHPGLGEDVGELVRAPRLLGVRLEDSLESALGQAARPVRLVVDFSGASEFERLCEGCQEHGLGLVSGTTGLDAAGLAAADRLAESAPVLLAPNFSLGINALLHLADRASRMLGTEFDAEIVEMHHRRKVDAPSGTAVSLADVVARAHGLEPATDIVHGRSGEPGPRPSNQLGVLALRGGDVVGEHTLLLAGSGERLELTHRAHDRAIFARGALRASAWLASQPPGRYCMADVLGVAADGGSSAWHEP